The Bacillus sp. NEB1478 genome contains the following window.
TCTCCCCCTATACCTATCCACGTATATCAATAAAAAAGACCCACGGGACATGCCCATGAGCCTGATTACGAAAAGGTTAAAGAAATGAACACATACAAAAAAGCATACGGCAGCATTTCATTAATCCTCCGTAGTCAGACCATTTACGGCAGTCTGGTAGAAACTTTCGGGCCATATCCCCAATATTATACGTAGGAAAATCATATATTATTTATTTACATTTTGATTATAGGTCGAACTTTGTCGCTCGTCAACTGTTTTTCCGAATGTTTTTATATTATTTTAATATAATCGTTCGTGTTTTACTAAAATCTCTTATTCCCACTCGATTGTTGCTGGCGGCTTAGAGGTAATATCGTACACGACGCGGTTGATGTGATCTACTTCGTTAACGATACGAGTAGAGATTTTTTCTAATACATCATATGGGATACGCGCCCAGTCAGATGTCATACCGTCAATAGATGTTACGGCACGAATACCGATTGTGTAATCATACGTACGAGCATCCCCCATTACACCTACACTGCGGATATCAGGAAGAACGGTGAAGTATTGCCATACATCGCGCTCTAATCCCGCTTTTGCAATCTCTTCACGCAAAATGAAATCAGATTCGCGAACAATTTCCAACTTTTCATCTGTAATCGCACCAAGTACACGAATACCTAGTCCAGGACCAGGAAACGGCTGACGCCAAACGATGTGTTCAGGAATTCCGAGTTCCGTACCTACAATCCGAACTTCATCTTTGAACAATGTGTTAAGCGGCTCGATCAATGTGAACTGCATATCTTCAGGAAGACCGCCTACGTTGTGATGAGATTTGATTGTTTGAGCAGTTGCAGTACCGCTCTCAACGATATCTGTGTAAAGCGTTCCTTGTGCAAGATAGTCAATCCCTTGAAGCTTTGAAGCTTCTTCATCAAACACATAGATAAATTCGTTTCCGATGATTTTACGTTTTTGTTCAGGATCAGAAACACCAGCAAGCTTGCTTAAGAAACGGTCTTTCGCATCTACTTTAATGATGTTAATGTTAAATCCTTCGCTAAACGTTGTCATAACTTGATCTGCTTCATCTTTACGCAGAAGACCATGGTCAACAAAAATACACGTAAGCTGATCGCCAATTGCTTTATGAACAAGAACAGCAACGACTGAAGAGTCAACTCCGCCTGACATTGCACATAAAACCTTCTTATCTCCAACGATATCACGGATCTTCTGTACTTCGTCTTCGATCCAGTTTTCCATCGTCCAGTTTCCTTCACACTCACATACAGAATAAACAAAGTTCTTAAGGAACTCGTTACCGTATTCTGAATGACGAACTTCCGGGTGGAACTGACAGCCATAAAGTTTACGAG
Protein-coding sequences here:
- the guaA gene encoding glutamine-hydrolyzing GMP synthase, producing the protein MDVTNDLHVTSEMIVVLDFGGQYNQLIARRIRDLGVYSELHPHTTTAEDIKKLNPKGIIFSGGPNSVYAAGSPACDEAIFDLSIPVLGICYGMQLMSHHFGGKVERASHREYGKAEITITNPNKLYDELPQQQIVWMSHSDLVVAPPEGFVTDATSISCPVAAMSDVSRKLYGCQFHPEVRHSEYGNEFLKNFVYSVCECEGNWTMENWIEDEVQKIRDIVGDKKVLCAMSGGVDSSVVAVLVHKAIGDQLTCIFVDHGLLRKDEADQVMTTFSEGFNINIIKVDAKDRFLSKLAGVSDPEQKRKIIGNEFIYVFDEEASKLQGIDYLAQGTLYTDIVESGTATAQTIKSHHNVGGLPEDMQFTLIEPLNTLFKDEVRIVGTELGIPEHIVWRQPFPGPGLGIRVLGAITDEKLEIVRESDFILREEIAKAGLERDVWQYFTVLPDIRSVGVMGDARTYDYTIGIRAVTSIDGMTSDWARIPYDVLEKISTRIVNEVDHINRVVYDITSKPPATIEWE